From Planctomycetota bacterium, a single genomic window includes:
- a CDS encoding ABC transporter permease has product MNSERFRHRLDLIAVFTQKEIKTRYRGTVLGYLWSLAHPLAFVAVFFLAFKTVMKVPVEDYALFLAAGLFPWQWFSNSLISASTVFVGNAALLRKAAFPRNLLPLAVVLQNMAHFLLSLPAIVLLLGLHGRAPSAAWLYGVPLAAAAQFLVTYGLALAVSSANVYLRDLERLTGLAVWVLLYLTPVLYRESMIPDRYRWIVHANPMAPVTIVWRNVLLEGGVPWAPLLLGLAHGTALAAVGHAVYRRLSWRIAELV; this is encoded by the coding sequence ATGAACTCCGAGCGCTTCCGGCACCGACTGGATCTCATCGCGGTCTTCACTCAGAAGGAGATCAAGACCCGATACCGCGGCACCGTGCTGGGCTACCTGTGGTCGCTCGCGCACCCGCTCGCCTTCGTCGCCGTCTTCTTTCTGGCCTTCAAAACGGTGATGAAAGTGCCGGTGGAAGACTATGCCCTGTTCCTGGCGGCCGGCCTTTTTCCCTGGCAGTGGTTCTCCAACTCGCTGATCTCCGCTTCCACGGTGTTCGTGGGAAACGCGGCGCTCCTGCGGAAGGCGGCCTTCCCGCGAAATCTGCTGCCGCTGGCGGTCGTGCTGCAGAACATGGCCCACTTCCTGCTTTCCCTGCCGGCGATCGTTCTGCTTCTGGGGCTGCATGGACGCGCGCCGTCGGCGGCCTGGCTCTATGGAGTCCCGCTGGCCGCCGCGGCTCAATTCCTCGTCACGTACGGGCTGGCGCTGGCCGTATCGTCGGCCAACGTCTACCTCCGCGACCTGGAGCGGCTGACCGGCCTGGCGGTCTGGGTCCTCCTCTATCTGACCCCGGTCCTGTACCGCGAATCGATGATTCCGGACCGCTACCGCTGGATCGTGCATGCCAACCCCATGGCCCCGGTGACGATCGTCTGGCGGAACGTGCTTCTGGAAGGCGGCGTCCCGTGGGCTCCCCTCCTCCTCGGCCTGGCGCACGGGACGGCCTTGGCCGCCGTCGGCCACGCGGTCTACCGAAGGCTTTCCTGGCGGATCGCGGAGCTCGTATGA
- a CDS encoding ABC transporter ATP-binding protein — MTEPAIALRGVSKTFPRTRLLAGGLKAFLLRRPATNEGPAEVLRDVSLEAAPGEVVGLVGRNGSGKSTLLRLIAGILRPTRGEIRIRGRICPFLEPTAGFHPELTGRENVLLAAVVLGFTRREALRRIDDVVAFSELGDRIDQPIRTYSSGMLARIGFSVVAAADPEILLVDELSVGDAGFREKCLAKMREFKSRGVTMAYVSHAEDDVRRLCDRVVWLDRGAVRRVGPPDAILPEYLDAVRPAPSRRAQERPHVV, encoded by the coding sequence ATGACGGAACCGGCGATCGCCCTGCGGGGCGTCTCGAAAACCTTCCCTCGGACCCGGCTCCTGGCCGGCGGCCTGAAGGCGTTCCTTCTCCGCCGCCCCGCGACCAATGAAGGCCCGGCCGAGGTCCTGAGGGACGTCTCGCTCGAGGCGGCCCCGGGCGAGGTCGTGGGCCTTGTGGGACGTAACGGCTCCGGAAAGAGCACCCTGCTCCGGCTCATCGCGGGGATCCTGCGGCCTACCCGCGGGGAGATCCGCATCCGCGGGAGAATCTGCCCCTTTCTCGAGCCCACGGCGGGCTTCCATCCGGAGCTGACGGGCCGGGAAAACGTCCTCCTGGCGGCGGTCGTCCTCGGATTCACCCGCCGCGAGGCGCTCCGGAGAATCGATGACGTCGTCGCCTTCTCCGAGCTGGGCGACCGCATCGACCAGCCGATCCGCACTTACTCCAGCGGAATGCTCGCGCGGATCGGGTTCTCGGTGGTCGCGGCGGCCGACCCCGAGATCCTGCTCGTGGACGAGCTTTCCGTCGGAGACGCCGGATTCCGCGAAAAGTGCCTCGCCAAGATGAGGGAGTTCAAGAGCCGCGGCGTCACCATGGCGTACGTGTCCCACGCCGAAGACGACGTGCGCCGGCTCTGCGACCGCGTCGTCTGGCTGGATCGAGGCGCGGTCCGGCGAGTCGGGCCGCCCGACGCGATCCTTCCGGAGTATCTCGACGCCGTCAGACCGGCCCCGTCCCGGCGCGCGCAGGAGCGTCCCCATGTCGTCTGA